The Ciconia boyciana chromosome 15, ASM3463844v1, whole genome shotgun sequence genome has a segment encoding these proteins:
- the ASPHD2 gene encoding aspartate beta-hydroxylase domain-containing protein 2 isoform X2: MVWVPLRTTRTDRRAPLRAPTTRCTTMSLEWLMDWSWSLDGLRDFIATGIQSFRDCDATALAAVACLLVLFVWYCYHVGREQPRAYATVNALMQSAEANGVQNGYVYCHSPECVRCTHHDGLNQKLYHNLQEYAKRYSWSGMGRIHKGIREQGRYLNSRPSIQKPEVFFLPDLPTMPYFSRDAQKHDVELLERNFQTILCEFETLYKAFSNCSLPQGWKMNSTPSGEWFTFYLVNQGMCVPRNCRRCPRTYRLLGSLRTCIGNNVFGNACISVLSPGTVIAEHYGPTNIRIRCHLGLKTPSNCELVVGGEPQCWAEGRCLLFDDSFLHTAFHEEYLKCMISTRIDYLEPDPEEAGWLGNCLTVW, encoded by the exons ATGGTTTGGGTGCCTCTGAGGACCACGAGGACTGACCGCCGGGCCCCCCTGCGTGCACCCACCACCCGCTGCACCACCATGTCTTTGGAGTGGCTGATGGACTGGAGCTGGTCTCTGGACGGACTCCGGGATTTCATCGCCACCGGCATCCAGTCTTTCCGGGACTGCGACGCCACCGCCCTCGCCGCCGTCGCCTGCCTCCTGGTCCTCTTCGTGTGGTACTGCTACCACGTGGGGCGGGAGCAGCCCCGCGCCTACGCCACCGTCAACGCCCTGATGCAGAGCGCCGAGGCCAACGGCGTGCAGAACGGGTACGTCTACTGCCACTCGCCCGAGTGCGTGCGCTGCACGCACCACGACGGGCTCAATCAGAAACTCTACCACAACCTGCAGGAGTACGCCAAGCGCTACTCCTGGTCCGGCATGGGCAGGATCCACAAGGGCATCCGTGAGCAGGGCCGCTACCTCAACAGCCGGCCGTCCATCCAGAAGCCAGAAGTCTTCTTCTTGCCAGACTTGCCGACCATGCCCTATTTCTCCCGGGACGCTCAAAAGCATGATGTGGAGTTGCTGGAACGCAACTTCCAGACCATCCTGTGCGAGTTTGAGACCCTCTACAAAGCTTTCTCAAACTGCAGCCTCCCACAAGGATGGAAAATGAACAGCACGCCCAGCGGGGAGTGGTTCACCTTCTACCTGGTGAACCAGGGCATGTGCGTGCCCAGGAACTGCAGGAGATGCCCACGGACGTACCGCTTGCTCGGGAGCCTTCGCACCTGCATTGGCAACAATGTCTTTGGGAACGCGTGCATCTCCGTGCTGAGCCCGGGCACCGTCATCGCCGAGCACTACGGACCCACCAACATCCGCATCCGCTGCCATCTAG GTCTGAAGACGCCCAGCAACTGCGAGCTGGTGGTGGGGGGCGAGCCTCAGTGCTGGGCTGAGGGCCGCTGCCTGCTCTTCGACGACTCCTTCCTGCACACGGCGTTTCACGAAG AATATCTGAAGTGCATGATTTCTACACGCATTGACTACCTGGAACCAGACCCTGAGGAAGCAGGCTGGCTTGGTAACTGTCTTACAGTTTGGTAA
- the ASPHD2 gene encoding aspartate beta-hydroxylase domain-containing protein 2 isoform X1 has protein sequence MVWVPLRTTRTDRRAPLRAPTTRCTTMSLEWLMDWSWSLDGLRDFIATGIQSFRDCDATALAAVACLLVLFVWYCYHVGREQPRAYATVNALMQSAEANGVQNGYVYCHSPECVRCTHHDGLNQKLYHNLQEYAKRYSWSGMGRIHKGIREQGRYLNSRPSIQKPEVFFLPDLPTMPYFSRDAQKHDVELLERNFQTILCEFETLYKAFSNCSLPQGWKMNSTPSGEWFTFYLVNQGMCVPRNCRRCPRTYRLLGSLRTCIGNNVFGNACISVLSPGTVIAEHYGPTNIRIRCHLGLKTPSNCELVVGGEPQCWAEGRCLLFDDSFLHTAFHEGPPEEGPRVVFMVDLWHPNVAAAERQALDFIFAPGR, from the exons ATGGTTTGGGTGCCTCTGAGGACCACGAGGACTGACCGCCGGGCCCCCCTGCGTGCACCCACCACCCGCTGCACCACCATGTCTTTGGAGTGGCTGATGGACTGGAGCTGGTCTCTGGACGGACTCCGGGATTTCATCGCCACCGGCATCCAGTCTTTCCGGGACTGCGACGCCACCGCCCTCGCCGCCGTCGCCTGCCTCCTGGTCCTCTTCGTGTGGTACTGCTACCACGTGGGGCGGGAGCAGCCCCGCGCCTACGCCACCGTCAACGCCCTGATGCAGAGCGCCGAGGCCAACGGCGTGCAGAACGGGTACGTCTACTGCCACTCGCCCGAGTGCGTGCGCTGCACGCACCACGACGGGCTCAATCAGAAACTCTACCACAACCTGCAGGAGTACGCCAAGCGCTACTCCTGGTCCGGCATGGGCAGGATCCACAAGGGCATCCGTGAGCAGGGCCGCTACCTCAACAGCCGGCCGTCCATCCAGAAGCCAGAAGTCTTCTTCTTGCCAGACTTGCCGACCATGCCCTATTTCTCCCGGGACGCTCAAAAGCATGATGTGGAGTTGCTGGAACGCAACTTCCAGACCATCCTGTGCGAGTTTGAGACCCTCTACAAAGCTTTCTCAAACTGCAGCCTCCCACAAGGATGGAAAATGAACAGCACGCCCAGCGGGGAGTGGTTCACCTTCTACCTGGTGAACCAGGGCATGTGCGTGCCCAGGAACTGCAGGAGATGCCCACGGACGTACCGCTTGCTCGGGAGCCTTCGCACCTGCATTGGCAACAATGTCTTTGGGAACGCGTGCATCTCCGTGCTGAGCCCGGGCACCGTCATCGCCGAGCACTACGGACCCACCAACATCCGCATCCGCTGCCATCTAG GTCTGAAGACGCCCAGCAACTGCGAGCTGGTGGTGGGGGGCGAGCCTCAGTGCTGGGCTGAGGGCCGCTGCCTGCTCTTCGACGACTCCTTCCTGCACACGGCGTTTCACGAAG GTCCCCCAGAGGAGGGTCCTCGCGTGGTCTTCATGGTGGACCTGTGGCATCCCAATGTCGCTGCCGCGGAGCGCCAAGCCCTCGACTTTATCTTCGCCCCGGGACGATGA